TCGGGGTGAGGGGTATCACCGAATCGCTCGATGGAGAATGGGCTGCCGACAAGATCAACGTCCGCAGCCTGATGCCCGGCTACATCGATACGCCGCTGCTGGATCACGCGCCCAACCTTGCGAGCAACGGCGATATTCGCGCCCGTGTGCGCGGCGCAGGGCTTGAGATCACGCCGGTGCACGATGTGGCCGAAGCGGCGTGGGCGGCAGTCCATGGCGCCAGGCTGCATACGCTCGTCGGCAAGACGGCGCGGCGGATGGCCTTCGCTTCGCGGTGGATGCCGGGCGCGTTGCGCAAGCAGATGCGCAAGATGCACAGGCCTGCGGGGAAATAAGATCAGTCCTCCGACTCCGTCGCCCCGGACCTGATCCGGGGTGAGGCTTTTCTTTGCGCCAGCAGGGGAGAATTTGGTTCGCGCAAAGTTCGCAAAGAACGCAAAGAACTTCCAAGCGCAACCGGCAGGGTCTGAAAACGGCAAGTCGACGCGCCTGCACGCGAGCAATCTTTCTCTGCGTTCTTTGCGAACTTTACGCGAAACAAGACAGGCAGCGTTACCCCGTATCAAGTCCGGGGCGACGGCTGGTCTTCAGGATAGGGACCTAACGGGCGCAAAACGAAAAGGGGGTGGGCAGTCGTCATCGATTTCGCGATCAAGCAACGGCTATTTGGGGGTTTTCGCACCTGTCACGGTAATTTCGTCACGGTAATTCCCGGCAATGCAACCTGATATCATCTGGCTCTAACCTGCGCCGACTAATGCCCACGCAAACAGCAGCGTCGTAGCGGCCCCCAGTAAACTCCTGATGTTGTGCAATTTGCCCCATTGGATCAGCATCGCCCGGCTTGCAGCGCTCGCCTCGCGTTCCGGCATCGCCATCAGGCGTTTGTTGACCGGCATGATAACAGTTAGCGTGAACGGCCAGTTTGCGAGCAACAGGGCGCTTCCCGCAAACCATCTCCAGTCGGCCGAAAGGTATCCAGCAAGGATTCCTGCCGCGCCCCCGGCGATCGCTAACCCGGACTGGATCGGCAGTGCCCGCTTGTAGCTGGGCTGCCACTGCATAAGCAACGGACCGTCTGTCAGTTCGAGACGCGCAGGATGTTCGACAAGGCTAATGTAAAGTGCAGCGCCGGAAAACAGCGTAGCGAAAAGGAGAGCGGCTACAGAGAGTTGAAACATCGAAATTCCTCGGCATCAGCCGGGAAAGCGCAGCACCCGCAGCAGCGCCTTCCCACACAAGTTGGGTTGACGCCGTGGCTGGGAAGAACCCGATGACGGGCGCAGGAGCTACCGACCTGCAACTCTATTTTCGGCAGCCCGAACATGGCCCGTAATGCCGACATTTGCAATCGCCGAAAGTTCGCATCGGCGGCGTGCCATCAAACAAACCCCTCCATTGCCCGCGCCATCGCTGCGTCCCTTGCTGACAGTCCGTCGGCGTCGTGCGTGGTCAGCGTCACGTCCACGCGGTTGTAGACGTTGAACCATTCCGGGTGGTGGTCAGCCTTTTCCGCATAGAGCGCAACGCGGTTCATGAAGGCCCACGCGGCGGAGAAGTCGGCAAAGCGGAAGGTGCGCACGATGGCGCGGCCATCTTCGCGCAAGGTCCATGCCGGAAGTTCGGCCAGCAGGGCATCGCGCTGGGCATCGGAAAGGCGGGGGATGGCCATCGGGACCCTTTCAAAATCGGCATGCTTGGCAGGCCCCGTGGTTTCGCCTATCGCCGCGCACCATGCAAGACTGCCGTCTCGTCGCCACGAATATCGCCTGCAGGCGGGGGGATCGAATCCTGTTTCGCGGGCTGTCGCTGGCCGTCGAGCCGGGGCAGATGGTGCATCTGGCCGGGCCGAACGGGATCGGCAAATCCAGCCTGATCAGGATACTCGCAGGCCTGCTGCGCCCTTATGCCGGAACGGTGGAGCGGGCAGGCAGGCTGGCGCTGGCAGATGAACGGCTTGCCCTCGATGGCCACCAGACGCTGGAGCGCGCGCTGGGGTTCTGGCGCAGGATCGACCGTTCGGACGACGCTGTAGCGGACTTCGGCCTTGCCAACCTGCTCGATGTTCCGGTGCGCTTCCTGTCCACCGGCCAGCGCAAACGCGCGGCACTGGCGCGGATCGCCGCCAGCGATGCGTCGATCTGGCTGCTGGACGAACCCCTGAACGGACTTGACCAGCACTGGTCGAGCATGGCGCAAGCGGCGATCAACGCGCATCGCAGATCGGGCGGGGCGGTGGTGATCGCATCGCACCAGCCGCTTTCCGTCGAAGGCGTCCGTCCTCTCGAACTGCTGGATTACGCGGAATGATCGGGCCACTGTGGGCTGTCTTCCTGCGCGACCTGGCCTTGCTGACGCGTGGCGCACAAGGGCGCGGCGGGGCGGTGCTGCCGCTGCTGTTCTTCCTTGCCGTGGCGATGCTGTTTCCTTTCGCGGTGGGACCGGATGCGCGCCTTCTGGCGCGAACGGGGGCGGGCGTGATCTGGGTGGCGGCGCTGCTGGCCGCGATCCTGCCGCTGGACCGGCTGGTCGAACCCGATCTGGAGGCAGGCTTTTTCGACCAGTGGGCCTTGCGCGGCCTTTCCGAAGAAGCGCTGCTGCTGAGCCGGATATTGGCGCATTGGCTCAGCTTTGGCATACCCTTGATGATCGCTGCGCCCATCTCGGCAGGATTGCTCTCGCTTGATGCGGCGCAACTGCGCATGGTCGAGATCGGGCTGTTGCTGGGCACACCGGGCCTTGCGGCCATAGGCGTGACCATCGCCGCGCTGACGGCGGGATTGCGTGCAGGATCGGCGCTGGGAGGGTTGCTGGCTATCCCGCTCACCGTGCCGCTCCTGATATTCGGCGCAGGCTCGCTCCAGCCCGGCGGCGAGGGAGGCCTTGCGCTGTTGGCAGCCAGCAGCCTTGTTGCGCTGGCGGTGGCGCCGTTCGCGGGCGGAGCGGCGATCCGGGCTGGGCGTGAGTGAGACTTGCGCAAGCAAAAGCGCAAATTCGTTGGCAATCGCGCGAAGGCACCTTAATTCAGGGGCCATGATGGCACCTGCAATTGCAAACGATACGATCTCCCTCATCGGCAACACCCCGCTGGTCCGGCTGAAGGGGCCGAGCGAGGCGGCGGGGTGCGACATTTTCGGAAAGTGCGAATTCGCCAATCCGGGTGCCTCGGTAAAGGACCGCGCGGCGCTGTGGATCGTGCGCGATGCCGAAGAGCGCGGATTGCTGAAGCCCGGCGGCACGATTGTCGAAGGCACGGCGGGCAATACCGGGATCGGCATCGCGCTGGTCGCCAATGCGCTGGGCTACAAGTCGGTCATCGTCATGCCCGAAACCCAATCGCGCGAGAAGATGGACACGTTGCGCGCACTGCGCGCGGAACTGGTGCTGGTTCCCGCCGCGCCATTCTCCAATCCGGGGCACTTCGTCCACACCTCGCGCCGGATTGCCGAAGAGACCGAAGGCGCGGTCTGGGCCAACCAGTTCGACAATATCGCCAATCGCCGCGCGCATATCGAAAGCACCGCGCCCGAACTGTGGGAACAGATGGACCACCGCATCGACGGTTTTACCTGCGCTGCGGGCACCGGCGGCACGATTGCGGGCGTGGGCATGGGCCTGAAGGCGTTCAATGAGGACGTGATCATCGCACTCAGCGATCCGCATGGCGCGGCGCTGTATAATTATTATGCCCATGGCGAGCTGAAGGCTGAAGGGTCTTCGGTTGCCGAAGGGATCGGGCAGGGCCGCATTACCGCCAACCTCGATGGCGCGCCGATCGACACGCAGTTCCGCATCTCCGACGAGGAAGGGCTGTACTGGGTAGAACGGCTTCTGGCCGACGAGGGCCTGTGCCTCGGCCTGTCGAGTGGGATCAACGTGGCCGGGGCAGTTGCGCTGGGCAAGCAGTTGGGCACGGGCGCGCGGGTGGCCACGATCCTGTGCGATACCGGGTTCCGCTACCTCTCCTCGCTGTACAATCCCGAATGGCTGAAGGCCAAGGGACTGCCGGTGTTCCCTTGGCTGGAGCAATAGGGTAGAAGGCCCGCATGGCCCTATTCGACAGGTCGCAGGCGCAAGGCACTGCTCCTTCCGGTTTCGAACCGGCCCCGCCTGCCAGCGCGCTCGCCTATACCCCGCCATCGATGCGCGAATTGCGCGCGCAGGCCGTGCACCGGCTGCAGGTGGGCATGTTCGGTCTTGCCGGGATGTTGCTGCTGGTCAGCCTTGCCAACGTGAT
This genomic interval from Novosphingobium sp. CECT 9465 contains the following:
- a CDS encoding DUF1772 domain-containing protein, encoding MFQLSVAALLFATLFSGAALYISLVEHPARLELTDGPLLMQWQPSYKRALPIQSGLAIAGGAAGILAGYLSADWRWFAGSALLLANWPFTLTVIMPVNKRLMAMPEREASAASRAMLIQWGKLHNIRSLLGAATTLLFAWALVGAG
- a CDS encoding 4a-hydroxytetrahydrobiopterin dehydratase codes for the protein MAIPRLSDAQRDALLAELPAWTLREDGRAIVRTFRFADFSAAWAFMNRVALYAEKADHHPEWFNVYNRVDVTLTTHDADGLSARDAAMARAMEGFV
- the ccmA gene encoding heme ABC exporter ATP-binding protein CcmA — encoded protein: MQDCRLVATNIACRRGDRILFRGLSLAVEPGQMVHLAGPNGIGKSSLIRILAGLLRPYAGTVERAGRLALADERLALDGHQTLERALGFWRRIDRSDDAVADFGLANLLDVPVRFLSTGQRKRAALARIAASDASIWLLDEPLNGLDQHWSSMAQAAINAHRRSGGAVVIASHQPLSVEGVRPLELLDYAE
- the ccmB gene encoding heme exporter protein CcmB, whose translation is MIGPLWAVFLRDLALLTRGAQGRGGAVLPLLFFLAVAMLFPFAVGPDARLLARTGAGVIWVAALLAAILPLDRLVEPDLEAGFFDQWALRGLSEEALLLSRILAHWLSFGIPLMIAAPISAGLLSLDAAQLRMVEIGLLLGTPGLAAIGVTIAALTAGLRAGSALGGLLAIPLTVPLLIFGAGSLQPGGEGGLALLAASSLVALAVAPFAGGAAIRAGRE
- a CDS encoding cysteine synthase A; this translates as MMAPAIANDTISLIGNTPLVRLKGPSEAAGCDIFGKCEFANPGASVKDRAALWIVRDAEERGLLKPGGTIVEGTAGNTGIGIALVANALGYKSVIVMPETQSREKMDTLRALRAELVLVPAAPFSNPGHFVHTSRRIAEETEGAVWANQFDNIANRRAHIESTAPELWEQMDHRIDGFTCAAGTGGTIAGVGMGLKAFNEDVIIALSDPHGAALYNYYAHGELKAEGSSVAEGIGQGRITANLDGAPIDTQFRISDEEGLYWVERLLADEGLCLGLSSGINVAGAVALGKQLGTGARVATILCDTGFRYLSSLYNPEWLKAKGLPVFPWLEQ